From one uncultured Paludibacter sp. genomic stretch:
- the lspA gene encoding Lipoprotein signal peptidase, translating to MSVRIKSIXLILFLLIIDQWSKIYVKTHFLLGESVDVFSWFKITFIENEGAAFGMTIVGKLFLTSFRVVAIVLLSIFINKLIKRNARASYILVVSVLLAGAIGNLIDSLFYGMFFTESTPYAAATFLSHGGGYAPFFYGKVVDMFYFPIISDSAGNTLFFKWIFNXADSCVTVSVILILLFFRKELNESLENKKAIKPDAEE from the coding sequence ACCAATGGTCGAAAATTTATGTAAAAACCCATTTCTTGTTAGGGGAATCGGTGGATGTTTTTTCATGGTTTAAAATCACCTTTATTGAAAATGAAGGAGCCGCTTTTGGGATGACAATTGTAGGGAAACTGTTTCTTACATCATTTCGCGTGGTTGCTATTGTTCTTCTTTCAATTTTTATTAATAAGTTGATAAAGCGAAACGCACGTGCAAGTTATATATTGGTTGTTTCTGTTTTGTTGGCGGGAGCTATCGGGAATTTGATAGATTCGCTTTTCTACGGAATGTTTTTTACTGAATCCACACCGTATGCTGCAGCTACATTTTTATCTCACGGCGGAGGTTATGCGCCTTTTTTCTATGGAAAAGTGGTAGATATGTTCTATTTCCCGATTATTAGCGATAGCGCAGGAAACACTCTCTTTTTCAAATGGATTTTCAATNTGGCTGATTCTTGTGTAACAGTTTCCGTTATTCTTATTTTATTATTCTTCAGAAAGGAATTGAATGAATCTCTCGAAAATAAAAAAGCCATTAAACCCGATGCGGAAGAATAA
- a CDS encoding conserved hypothetical protein (Evidence 4 : Unknown function but conserved in other organisms), which translates to MRKNNLHIVFFLFFLLAFTSCFKPGNVLSEEKMVTILTEMHKTEGILQAEGYNYNNPEEKKKYYDAILKKYKIKQADFDSSLVWYAKHPKEFGLVYTDVLIRLDTLNAQVQRGKFHPNEGGNGIQEANIWNLRASYNLTKDSARTKIDFEIPNGNNLMVGDTYILSFLRRVAPSDSSLNPHIVLKINYLNGKKDSXYTKTYNDSLLRRYTLTFKARDTLKIESLTGSLLGNDSSKGKMNAFLDSIKLIRKFNVYNQIKLKKRVEKLDTTRLKKL; encoded by the coding sequence ATGCGGAAGAATAACCTTCATATCGTATTTTTTCTGTTTTTTTTGCTTGCATTTACTTCTTGTTTCAAGCCCGGGAATGTATTGAGTGAGGAAAAAATGGTAACTATTTTGACTGAAATGCACAAAACGGAAGGAATTTTGCAAGCGGAAGGATATAATTATAATAATCCGGAGGAAAAAAAGAAATATTACGATGCAATTCTGAAAAAATACAAAATTAAGCAAGCCGACTTTGATTCGTCCTTAGTTTGGTACGCGAAACATCCTAAAGAATTCGGGTTGGTTTATACCGATGTTTTAATCCGTCTGGATACTTTAAATGCGCAAGTACAACGGGGAAAATTTCATCCTAACGAAGGCGGAAACGGCATTCAGGAAGCAAATATCTGGAATTTGCGTGCCAGTTATAACCTAACAAAAGACTCCGCCCGTACAAAAATCGATTTTGAAATTCCCAACGGCAATAATTTAATGGTGGGCGATACCTACATTTTAAGTTTTTTGCGTAGAGTAGCTCCGAGTGATTCTTCATTGAATCCGCATATTGTACTAAAAATAAATTATTTGAACGGGAAAAAAGACAGTATNTATACTAAAACNTACAACGATAGTTTGCTTCGTAGATATACCTTAACGTTTAAAGCCCGTGATACGTTGAAAATAGAATCTTTAACCGGATCATTGTTAGGGAACGACAGTTCAAAAGGTAAAATGAACGCCTTTTTAGACAGCATCAAACTGATTCGGAAATTTAATGTTTACAATCAAATAAAATTAAAAAAGAGAGTTGAAAAATTGGATACAACTCGATTAAAAAAATTATAA
- a CDS encoding hypothetical protein (Evidence 5 : Unknown function) translates to MILINDKIYFSLGKGGIAKWNERIYSILINDKTYFPLRKGG, encoded by the coding sequence TTGATTCTGATTAATGATAAAATCTATTTCTCCCTTGGAAAAGGGGGAATTGCAAAATGGAACGAAAGAATATATTCTATTCTGATAAATGATAAAACCTATTTCCCCCTTAGAAAAGGGGGTTAG
- a CDS encoding Orn/DAP/Arg decarboxylase 2, translated as MIIFAPALNKILKTKSLEFNKKIKLNSFTYIQKMKNKYIDLIEQTFEFPSEEFNVDENELIWNDIPLMEVIKQYGTPLRITYLPKITQNIQRARRMFNVAMAKVDYKGTYNYCYCTKSSHFSFVMEEVLKNGVHLETSSAFDINIMETLYEQGILKPETFVVCNGFKRPQYVENIQXLINMGFTNVIPILDNIFELDLLLKDFDKKLNVGIRIASEEEPKFDFYTSRLGIRYNDIIPYYEEKIAKNKKVNLKMLHFFINTGVKDTLYYWNELSKAVNLYCELKKVCPTLDSLNIGGGFPIQTHLDFAYDYEYMAEEIVAQVKTICEQNGVPXPHIFTEFGSYTVGESGAMLYSIVNQKKQNDRELWNMIDSSFLTTLPDTWAINQRYVFLAINNWDSEYERVNLGGLTCXSEDFYNAEVHSNAVFLPKMELGREQYIGFFHMGAYQESXGGFGGIQHCLIPGPKLVIIDKDEDGEYFTKLFAKEQSYKSMLKILGY; from the coding sequence ATGATTATTTTTGCACCCGCATTGAATAAAATATTAAAAACTAAATCACTTGAATTCAACAAAAAAATTAAATTAAACTCATTTACATATATCCAAAAAATGAAAAATAAATACATCGACCTAATTGAACAGACCTTTGAATTCCCCAGCGAAGAATTCAATGTGGACGAAAACGAATTAATTTGGAACGATATTCCTTTAATGGAAGTGATAAAACAATACGGGACTCCATTACGTATTACGTATTTGCCTAAAATAACGCAAAATATTCAAAGAGCACGCCGTATGTTTAACGTGGCAATGGCAAAAGTAGATTATAAGGGAACATATAATTACTGTTATTGCACAAAGAGTTCACATTTTTCTTTTGTAATGGAAGAGGTACTGAAGAACGGCGTACATCTTGAAACATCATCGGCATTTGACATAAATATTATGGAAACGCTTTACGAACAAGGTATTTTAAAACCTGAGACATTTGTGGTTTGTAATGGTTTTAAACGTCCTCAGTATGTGGAAAATATTCAAANNCTGATAAATATGGGCTTTACAAATGTAATTCCTATTTTAGATAATATCTTTGAATTGGATTTACTTTTGAAAGATTTTGACAAGAAATTAAACGTTGGAATTAGAATCGCATCGGAAGAAGAACCTAAGTTTGATTTCTATACTTCACGGTTGGGAATACGATATAATGATATTATTCCCTATTATGAAGAAAAAATAGCCAAGAACAAAAAGGTAAACTTAAAGATGCTTCATTTCTTTATAAACACCGGAGTAAAAGACACGCTTTATTATTGGAATGAGTTAAGTAAAGCAGTTAACTTGTATTGCGAGCTGAAAAAAGTTTGTCCTACATTAGATAGTTTAAATATCGGCGGAGGTTTCCCGATTCAAACTCATTTGGATTTTGCATACGACTACGAATATATGGCTGAGGAAATTGTAGCACAAGTAAAAACTATTTGTGAACAAAACGGAGTGCCTGANCCGCACATTTTTACCGAATTCGGTTCTTACACTGTAGGNGAAAGCGGAGCAATGTTGTATTCCATTGTNAATCAGAAAAAACAAAACGACCGTGAGCTTTGGAATATGATTGACAGTTCTTTTTTAACCACGCTTCCTGATACATGGGCAATAAATCAACGTTATGTATTCCTTGCCATCAATAATTGGGATTCGGAATATGAACGGGTAAATTTAGGAGGATTGACGTGCGANAGTGAAGACTTTTATAATGCGGAAGTACATTCCAATGCCGTATTTTTACCAAAAATGGAACTCGGAAGAGAACAATATATCGGTTTTTTCCATATGGGAGCGTACCAAGAATCGNTGGGCGGTTTTGGAGGCATTCAACACTGTCTTATTCCGGGTCCAAAACTTGTAATTATCGATAAAGACGAAGACGGGGAATATTTCACCAAACTTTTCGCTAAAGAACAAAGTTATAAATCGATGTTGAAAATTTTGGGATATTGA
- a CDS encoding exported hypothetical protein (Evidence 5 : Unknown function), giving the protein MTKITFFKMMLLAICMVGSVNVFGQSESVIYTCGFESAEGFTASTVYNNSTIAYTGASGKQWGTYFGTPSTTSPITGLQSMQMRWYTTTPSSNGYTFTNFDLANVTKVTFSAKNTTGINVIVSYSTDGGSNYTGAQTFTLSTSASTYTYNVSATGEYANVRLKFQLTYSTTPTTTSRLYIDDISVYGMTTIAATPTFDPVEGTYTSAQNVTISNGSGTDKIYYTTDGSDPSSASTLYTAPINVSTTTTIKAIAYDQNDANPSSIASATYTIDLTPTITVTETSIPAMTAEVGASDAETIHVSGINLTDNITLAITGTDAAQFSVDPTSITQTGGTASSTAVTVTYTPTAAGSHSALLEISSPGATTVTRDLTGTASLAKPEVPIQLPQSDVTQTSFKASWNAVSGATSYDLSVYTKATTGSVTATDLFFSEYVEGSGSNKYLEIYNGTGADVNLSNYKVEVYPNGGTSATYTQTLSGTLANANVYVIGNSSGTIYTSSDITSTVTYYNGNDAVALIKISTGDTLDIIGKIGEDPGSNWTAGTLATSEQTLVRKSTVTGGVTTNPTSGFPTLSTEWDGYAQDDATHLGAHTLDDQLMTVDTDISGSPFTGLTTTSKTITGLSNSNTYYYTVVAKDGVNSSPVSDEVTVNLLSTGLNTAKELTGISASNGKIRFSAGAGENIQVFNAVGQRIVNKVASEGLNEITVSAKGIMIVKVGXKTAKVVL; this is encoded by the coding sequence ATGACGAAAATTACCTTTTTTAAAATGATGCTTCTGGCGATATGTATGGTTGGAAGTGTAAATGTCTTTGGACAGTCGGAATCTGTTATATATACCTGCGGCTTCGAGAGTGCTGAAGGGTTTACAGCCAGCACAGTTTATAATAATTCAACAATAGCTTATACTGGTGCTTCTGGAAAACAGTGGGGTACTTATTTTGGAACTCCTTCTACAACAAGTCCCATAACGGGGTTGCAATCTATGCAAATGAGATGGTATACAACAACTCCGTCCTCAAATGGTTACACATTTACAAATTTTGATTTAGCAAATGTAACAAAAGTTACTTTTAGCGCTAAAAATACTACAGGTATTAATGTAATAGTTTCTTACTCAACAGATGGTGGAAGTAATTATACTGGCGCGCAAACATTCACATTGTCAACAAGTGCTTCAACTTATACTTATAATGTTAGCGCCACAGGAGAGTATGCAAACGTTAGATTAAAATTCCAATTGACATATTCAACAACTCCTACAACCACATCGCGATTATACATAGATGATATTTCAGTGTATGGTATGACGACAATTGCAGCTACTCCTACATTTGATCCTGTTGAAGGTACTTATACGTCAGCGCAAAACGTAACTATTTCTAACGGTAGCGGTACAGATAAAATTTATTATACCACAGACGGTTCGGATCCGTCCAGTGCAAGCACGCTTTATACCGCTCCTATAAATGTATCTACTACTACCACTATTAAAGCCATTGCTTATGATCAAAACGATGCAAACCCAAGTTCCATCGCGTCCGCTACTTATACAATTGATTTAACCCCTACCATTACCGTTACCGAAACTTCCATTCCCGCAATGACTGCAGAAGTGGGAGCGAGTGACGCGGAAACGATTCATGTTAGCGGAATTAATTTAACGGATAATATCACGCTTGCCATTACAGGAACGGACGCCGCGCAATTTAGTGTAGATCCAACCTCCATAACACAAACGGGGGGAACCGCGTCAAGTACCGCTGTTACTGTTACCTACACTCCAACAGCAGCAGGTTCACATTCTGCACTATTGGAAATATCCAGCCCGGGAGCAACTACGGTAACCCGTGATTTAACGGGAACGGCTTCGTTAGCAAAACCAGAAGTGCCTATACAGTTACCTCAATCGGATGTGACTCAAACCAGTTTTAAAGCCAGTTGGAATGCCGTAAGCGGAGCTACGAGTTATGATTTAAGTGTTTATACAAAAGCAACTACAGGGAGCGTAACTGCTACCGATTTATTTTTCTCGGAATATGTAGAGGGTTCAGGTAGTAATAAGTATCTTGAAATTTATAATGGAACAGGAGCAGATGTAAATTTAAGTAATTATAAAGTGGAAGTTTATCCAAATGGAGGAACATCGGCAACTTATACACAAACACTTTCTGGAACTCTTGCTAATGCAAATGTGTATGTTATCGGGAACTCAAGCGGAACAATATATACATCTTCAGATATTACATCAACAGTTACTTATTACAATGGCAATGATGCCGTTGCATTAATTAAAATTTCCACAGGCGATACTTTAGACATCATCGGTAAGATAGGAGAAGATCCTGGCTCAAACTGGACTGCTGGAACTTTAGCAACTTCAGAACAAACTCTTGTTAGAAAATCTACAGTTACAGGTGGAGTAACCACTAATCCTACATCAGGTTTTCCAACATTGTCAACAGAATGGGATGGCTATGCTCAAGATGATGCTACTCATTTAGGGGCGCATACATTAGATGATCAATTAATGACAGTGGATACTGATATATCTGGTTCTCCGTTTACAGGTTTAACCACTACCAGCAAAACAATAACGGGATTAAGCAACTCAAATACATATTATTACACTGTTGTAGCAAAAGACGGCGTAAACAGTTCTCCTGTTTCTGATGAGGTTACAGTAAATTTATTATCAACCGGATTAAATACAGCCAAAGAATTAACCGGTATTTCCGCTTCAAACGGTAAAATAAGATTCTCAGCCGGCGCAGGCGAAAATATCCAAGTTTTCAATGCCGTAGGACAACGTATAGTAAACAAAGTCGCCTCTGAAGGATTAAATGAAATTACTGTCAGCGCTAAAGGCATAATGATAGTGAAAGTNGGANGCAAAACNGCAAAAGTAGTTTTATAA
- a CDS encoding conserved exported hypothetical protein (Evidence 4 : Unknown function but conserved in other organisms): protein MRKITLLLFSVFLSVIAYGQNYAIAGGDFENWTTFTDNLNSYGLKSYATQGVGKGYNGSNSLNIAGTTTANDYVFTAFAPSSFPSGSITAITFMVKGTSDAKSLSVNLYKDASNYYKFNVGALSSSDVTISSSASNSYTGTINTDGKWVKVTLDLTGITDFNRTAGVNFLALKTGSSSTYALDIDNIEFVVSAAGTKTLNATPTSLDFSINMGNSTDPKTVSIVGSNLTSVPTYSVSGTDAAMFTVTGTLTTAGGTLSVVFTPTSEGSKSASLDVVSETASVSIPLTGTATASNVETQTFTFKSGLEPWTQVSVTGDQLWVSDSSYGAKMSGYSGGNVVNEDWLISPSLDLSGGVESAWLTFDQAINYAEVVDFPVNHTLWISSNYTSGAPSTATWTQLTIPTYPASKGWTFVNSGTVAAPSQFIGQANVSIAFKYISTADVASTWEITNLILSRQMSSSGVDNISENSLNVYGGNGKVKFEATAGNNVEIYSTTGQRIYKGKTIDGQNSINVNVKGLLIVKVANRVGKVVL, encoded by the coding sequence ATGAGAAAAATTACTTTATTATTATTTTCCGTATTTCTTTCAGTTATAGCCTACGGACAAAATTATGCAATTGCAGGTGGTGATTTTGAAAATTGGACCACTTTTACCGATAACCTAAACAGTTATGGTTTAAAATCCTATGCAACTCAAGGTGTTGGTAAAGGGTATAACGGTTCTAATTCTTTAAACATTGCCGGTACTACTACAGCGAATGATTATGTCTTTACGGCTTTTGCTCCATCTTCTTTTCCATCAGGAAGTATCACTGCTATCACTTTTATGGTAAAAGGAACAAGTGATGCTAAGTCTTTAAGCGTAAACTTATATAAAGATGCTTCAAATTATTACAAATTTAATGTTGGAGCTTTATCTTCTTCAGATGTAACAATTTCCAGCAGCGCTTCAAACAGCTATACAGGAACAATTAATACTGACGGAAAATGGGTTAAGGTAACACTGGATTTAACAGGGATAACAGACTTTAACAGAACTGCCGGAGTTAATTTCTTAGCATTAAAAACCGGTAGCTCGTCAACTTATGCTTTAGATATAGATAATATTGAATTTGTTGTATCAGCTGCAGGAACTAAAACATTGAACGCTACACCTACTTCATTGGATTTTTCTATAAATATGGGAAATTCTACAGATCCTAAAACTGTTTCTATTGTAGGTTCTAATTTAACTTCTGTTCCTACTTATTCTGTGTCGGGAACCGACGCCGCTATGTTTACTGTTACCGGAACCTTGACTACAGCCGGTGGTACTTTGAGTGTGGTTTTTACTCCTACATCTGAAGGAAGTAAATCCGCATCACTTGATGTTGTAAGTGAAACAGCATCTGTTTCTATTCCTTTAACCGGTACTGCAACTGCTTCTAACGTGGAAACTCAAACTTTTACATTTAAATCCGGATTAGAACCATGGACTCAAGTTAGTGTTACTGGCGATCAGTTATGGGTGTCTGATAGTAGTTATGGAGCAAAAATGAGCGGATATTCAGGTGGAAATGTAGTAAATGAAGATTGGTTGATTTCTCCTTCCCTTGATTTAAGTGGTGGAGTGGAAAGCGCTTGGCTTACTTTCGATCAGGCTATAAACTATGCTGAAGTCGTTGATTTTCCTGTAAATCACACATTATGGATTAGTTCAAATTATACTTCAGGAGCGCCATCAACAGCAACTTGGACACAACTTACTATTCCTACTTATCCTGCAAGTAAAGGATGGACTTTTGTAAACAGTGGCACTGTCGCTGCTCCAAGTCAGTTTATCGGACAAGCAAATGTAAGCATTGCTTTTAAATATATCAGTACGGCTGATGTTGCTTCCACATGGGAAATAACAAATCTTATTCTATCACGCCAGATGTCTTCAAGCGGTGTGGATAATATAAGCGAAAACAGTCTGAATGTTTATGGAGGTAATGGAAAGGTGAAATTTGAAGCTACTGCCGGCAATAACGTAGAAATTTACAGTACAACCGGTCAACGAATTTACAAAGGAAAAACTATTGACGGTCAAAATTCAATAAATGTGAATGTAAAAGGATTGTTAATAGTGAAAGTAGCAAACCGTGTAGGAAAAGTTGTTTTATAA
- the fba gene encoding Fructose-bisphosphate aldolase: MVSYKELGLVNTKELFKKAFEGKYAIPAFNFNNLEQLQAIVSACVETKSPVILQVSSGARKYANQTLLRYMAQGAVQYAKELGYEIPIVLHLDHGDSFELCKDCIDSGFSSVMIDGSHLPYEENIALTKKVVEYAHAHDVTVEGELGVLAGVEDEVSAEHHTYTQPEEVIDFVTRTGVDSLAISIGTSHGANKFTPEQCTRDANGILIPPPLRFDILEEIEKQIPGFPIVLHGSSSVPQEYVEMINKYGGALKDSIGIPEEQLRHAASSAVCKINIDSDGRLAMTAKVREVFATKPAEFDPRKYLGPARDELKKLYMHKTVNVLGSAGKA, encoded by the coding sequence ATGGTAAGTTATAAAGAACTCGGTTTGGTAAACACCAAAGAGTTATTCAAAAAAGCATTTGAAGGCAAATATGCAATTCCTGCATTTAACTTCAATAATTTGGAACAATTACAAGCTATCGTATCTGCTTGTGTTGAAACAAAATCTCCCGTAATCCTTCAAGTATCAAGCGGNGCGCGTAAATATGCAAATCAAACTCTTTTACGCTATATGGCTCAAGGCGCTGTACAATACGCAAAAGAATTAGGTTATGAAATTCCAATTGTTCTTCACTTAGACCATGGCGACAGCTTTGAACTTTGCAAAGATTGTATCGACAGCGGTTTTTCATCCGTAATGATTGACGGTTCACATCTTCCTTACGAAGAAAACATTGCCCTTACTAAAAAAGTAGTGGAATACGCTCACGCTCACGATGTAACTGTAGAAGGAGAATTGGGAGTGTTGGCAGGCGTGGAAGATGAAGTTTCTGCTGAACACCACACCTATACTCAACCCGAAGAAGTAATCGATTTTGTTACCCGCACAGGCGTAGATTCTTTGGCAATTTCTATTGGAACTTCACACGGAGCAAACAAATTCACTCCGGAACAATGTACACGCGATGCCAACGGTATTTTGATTCCGCCTCCATTGCGTTTCGATATTTTGGAAGAAATTGAAAAACAAATACCCGGATTTCCTATCGTATTACACGGTTCATCATCTGTTCCACAAGAATATGTAGAAATGATTAACAAATACGGCGGAGCATTGAAAGATTCTATCGGTATTCCCGAAGAACAATTGCGTCACGCAGCTTCTTCCGCCGTTTGCAAAATCAACATCGACTCCGACGGACGTTTAGCAATGACTGCCAAAGTTCGCGAAGTATTTGCAACAAAACCTGCCGAATTCGACCCGCGTAAATATTTAGGTCCGGCGCGCGATGAATTGAAAAAATTGTATATGCACAAAACAGTGAATGTTTTGGGTAGCGCTGGTAAAGCATAA
- a CDS encoding putative long-chain-fatty-acid--CoA ligase (Evidence 3 : Putative function from multiple computational evidences), giving the protein MKAPIFTRLINNQAVKFADKIALYDRNELSDPWKGISWKEFSSKVDIVAKAFLSLGIKERDRVGQFSQNKNENFIVDFALFSIRGVNVPIYPTSSLEQVKFIVNDAEIQYLFVGEKEQYNIALELFGIAKTLKKIIVFDKNVELRDTEKSMYFDDFMNLGKKPDFDGELEKRRSEAEEKDMAAILYTSGTTGNPKGVIIIHEMYNEAMRTHTIRLSNITQNDVSIAFLPLTHVFERTWCYYLIYVGSTIYINHRPTEIQQTIKDVRPTLMCAVPRFWEKVFVGVQENLEKSSPLKLAIVAWAVATGKKYNLDYLRRGKKPDIFLTARYKIADKLIFSKVKNVLGLENANMLPAAGAKLADSIAMFFISIGIPIVYGYGLTESTATVSHFILNNYKIGTVGTVMPDLQIKIGEDNEILLKGKTITPGYYNNPEANKNAFTADGWFRTGDAGSVSKDGKITLMERIKDLFKTSNGKYIAPQEIETRLELDKYIEQAATIGDERNYVTAIIVPSIPALEEYAKENKISYGSIDELLKNPKIYSLIQERIALQQKGMANYELIKKFTLIKKGFTIETGELTNTLKLRRAVIMQKYKDVIDAMYEKSAFIF; this is encoded by the coding sequence ATGAAAGCACCCATTTTTACCAGATTAATCAACAATCAAGCCGTAAAATTTGCAGATAAAATTGCTCTTTACGACAGGAATGAACTTTCTGATCCGTGGAAAGGAATTTCCTGGAAAGAATTTTCATCAAAAGTGGATATTGTTGCTAAAGCTTTTTTAAGTTTAGGCATAAAAGAGCGGGATCGCGTAGGGCAATTTTCGCAAAATAAAAATGAGAACTTCATTGTAGACTTTGCCTTGTTTTCAATACGTGGAGTAAATGTTCCCATTTATCCTACCTCTTCATTGGAACAAGTAAAATTCATAGTAAACGATGCAGAAATACAATATCTTTTTGTTGGCGAAAAAGAGCAGTACAATATAGCTTTGGAGTTATTTGGAATAGCAAAAACATTAAAAAAAATCATCGTTTTTGATAAAAATGTAGAATTGCGCGATACCGAGAAATCGATGTATTTTGATGATTTTATGAATCTTGGCAAAAAACCGGATTTTGACGGCGAGCTTGAAAAAAGAAGAAGCGAAGCAGAGGAAAAAGATATGGCGGCTATTTTATACACTTCGGGCACTACGGGAAACCCCAAAGGAGTTATTATAATTCATGAAATGTATAATGAAGCTATGCGAACTCATACAATACGATTATCAAACATAACTCAAAACGATGTTTCCATCGCGTTTTTACCTCTAACCCATGTTTTTGAACGAACTTGGTGTTACTATTTAATCTACGTCGGCTCCACAATTTATATTAATCACCGCCCCACAGAAATCCAGCAAACCATTAAAGATGTCCGTCCTACCCTGATGTGTGCTGTGCCCCGATTTTGGGAAAAAGTATTTGTAGGCGTACAAGAAAACCTGGAAAAATCATCGCCCTTAAAATTAGCCATAGTGGCTTGGGCGGTAGCAACAGGAAAGAAGTATAATTTAGATTATTTACGCAGAGGAAAAAAACCGGACATATTTTTAACCGCCCGATACAAAATTGCCGATAAACTTATTTTTTCAAAAGTAAAAAATGTGCTTGGGCTCGAAAATGCCAATATGCTTCCTGCTGCCGGCGCTAAACTTGCGGATTCCATCGCTATGTTTTTTATCAGTATTGGTATTCCTATTGTTTACGGATATGGACTAACGGAAAGTACGGCAACCGTTTCGCACTTTATACTTAACAATTATAAAATAGGCACCGTAGGAACTGTAATGCCTGATCTTCAAATAAAAATAGGCGAAGACAACGAAATTTTGTTAAAAGGAAAAACCATCACACCCGGATATTATAATAATCCGGAAGCAAATAAAAATGCTTTTACCGCTGATGGTTGGTTCCGCACAGGCGATGCCGGCTCTGTTTCAAAAGACGGTAAAATTACTTTAATGGAAAGAATAAAAGACCTTTTTAAAACTTCCAACGGAAAATACATTGCTCCACAAGAAATTGAAACCCGCCTTGAATTAGACAAATACATAGAACAGGCAGCTACAATCGGCGACGAACGAAATTACGTTACTGCCATCATAGTTCCTTCCATTCCGGCATTGGAAGAATATGCAAAAGAAAACAAAATTTCTTATGGTTCTATCGACGAATTACTTAAAAACCCGAAAATTTACTCCTTGATACAGGAACGAATAGCCCTACAACAAAAAGGAATGGCGAATTATGAATTAATTAAAAAATTCACATTAATCAAGAAGGGTTTTACCATAGAAACCGGCGAACTTACCAATACGCTTAAATTAAGACGGGCGGTTATAATGCAAAAATATAAAGATGTGATTGATGCAATGTACGAAAAATCTGCATTCATTTTTTAA
- the rnc gene encoding Ribonuclease 3, with protein MGFFPKNIEYYQLAVRHRSKPIRTEDGTMLNNERLEFLGDAVLNSVVSDILYHSHSNEQEGFLTNARSRIVKRETLNQLCSEIKLDKLIVATKHLNLNKERNFNIKGNTLEALIGAIYLDYGYQPCKKFVKNKLFPLLEQLKPILDANDNPKSQIIEWCQKYHLQFDFILIDETVGANNQHNFISQLEIEKTTISRGNGASKKESQQNASLAALKRIQEEPDFLTQIQNQISD; from the coding sequence TTGGGATTCTTTCCTAAAAACATTGAATACTACCAATTAGCAGTACGCCACCGTTCAAAACCTATCCGAACGGAAGACGGAACTATGCTTAATAATGAACGGCTGGAATTTTTGGGTGATGCTGTTCTAAACTCGGTTGTTTCTGACATACTTTACCATTCACATTCAAACGAACAGGAAGGATTTCTAACCAATGCGCGTTCACGCATTGTGAAACGCGAAACACTCAACCAATTATGCTCTGAGATTAAATTAGACAAATTAATTGTTGCCACCAAACATTTGAATTTAAACAAAGAACGAAATTTCAATATTAAAGGCAATACGCTGGAAGCATTGATTGGAGCTATTTATCTTGACTACGGATATCAACCTTGTAAAAAATTTGTAAAAAATAAACTGTTTCCTTTATTGGAACAATTAAAACCAATTCTTGATGCAAACGATAATCCTAAATCACAAATTATCGAATGGTGTCAGAAATATCATTTACAGTTCGATTTTATTTTGATTGACGAAACGGTTGGAGCAAACAATCAGCACAATTTTATTTCGCAATTAGAAATTGAAAAAACAACGATAAGCAGAGGAAACGGCGCCAGCAAAAAGGAATCGCAACAAAACGCATCACTTGCAGCCCTGAAGCGCATACAAGAAGAACCCGATTTTTTAACACAAATACAGAACCAAATAAGCGATTAA